A DNA window from Hordeum vulgare subsp. vulgare chromosome 1H, MorexV3_pseudomolecules_assembly, whole genome shotgun sequence contains the following coding sequences:
- the LOC123430797 gene encoding WD repeat-containing protein 91 homolog codes for MENMQYAEELVREFLVFRGFTNTLQAYEAELSTEIGRNFEVDKILDLVFSVYIPKYQLDRLLSIFSFLKQCFTSPADTVLYTALLKLEQSVLRYYVVNALKSGRQEKVVEFFSASGNYLMQNREDWLAWFAIPYIKNPSLDPQFRMYFSKEWSDTLVLSFRNFLSGIFNGTRIPALMKISTEKNMIKCLKSDIKQLNNKLSELQALLEVKEVELSLLRRNDITINSGHKNLLKITTAGSSVGGQAFSGVYEESSTSSTTVQGVYSQTLSSAKSRDEKLCDSSRMSNAENEQILVTEEDFPEVKVDFQETFLGHSSSISSCRFSASGSNIASSSTDGTVRIWTYDSSTPSSKNATIYCGAEVSALSWECRSDRLLLIGTANGGIKAWNADAKRVVCDLSTSKDFPSVLDLKCSPVDPVFVSAAASRRHGSTIFDRTGFASLTVWHMKTWKPLTVLPLGEDPPAITSLCFNHNGKILAASATDGMIHMFDMSAGLQITGWPAHDSPVSSVLFGPAETSIFSLGSDGKIFEWSLHNQGQIIWSRDCSRFCNPESFNKCMHEVALDSNGKRLLATSGLVRAPIYQVQGHETGLRTLPHTASITSVDWHPTRPIYVTGSEDHSVRVTSIL; via the exons ATGGAGAATATGCAGTATGCCGAAGAGCTCGTGAGGGAGTTTCTCGTGTTCAGGGGTTTCACGAACACGCTGCAAGCTTACGAGGCAGAATTGTCTACCGAGATCGGCAGGAACTTTGAAGTAGACAAGATCCTAGATTTAGTGTTCTCAGTGTACATACCAAAATACCAACTGGATAGACTGCTAAGCATCTTCAGCTTTTTAAAACAGTGTTTCACTTCACCTGCGGACACAGTACTCTACACAGCGCTTCTTAAACTGGAGCAGTCAGTATTACGTTATTATGTTGTCAATGCTTTGAAATCTGGAAGGCAAGAAAAAGTTGTTGAATTCTTTAGCGCAAGCGGCAATTATCTGATGCAAAACCGTGAAGATTGGCTAGCATGGTTTG CTATACCGTATATTAAGAACCCAAGCTTGGATCCACAGTTCCGTATGTATTTTTCCAAAGAATGGTCAGACACTTTGGTTCTTTCATTTCGGAACTTCTTAAGTGGGATATTCAATGGTACTC GAATCCCAGCTCTTATGAAGATTAGCACTGAGAAGAATATGATCAAGTGCCTCAAGAGTGACATAAAGCAACTCAATAACAAATTGTCAGAGCTGCAAGCATTGTTAGAGGTCAAGGAAGTTGAGCTATCTCTGTTGAGAAG GAATGATATTACTATTAATTCCGGGCACAAGAATTTACTCAAGATTACTACAGCTGGTTCCTCCGTTGGGGGACAAGCTTTCTCAGGAGTCTATGAAGAATCctcaacttcaagtacaactgTACAGGGTGTCTATTCACAGACTTTGAGTTCAGCAAAATCAAGAGATGAGAAATTGTGTGATTCTTCTCGGATGAGCAATGCAG AAAATGAGCAGATTTTGGTGACAGAGGAAGACTTTCCTGAAGTGAAGGTGGATTTTCAG GAAACATTTTTAGGCCATAGCAGTTCAATAAGTAGCTGTCGATTTTCTGCTTCTGGATCAAATATTGCTAGTTCTTCGACTGATGGCACAGTGAG AATCTGGACATACGACTCATCAACACCATCATCAAAAAATGCCACTATATACTGTGGGGCTGAAGTCAGCGCACTTTCTTGGGAATGCAGATCTGACCGCTTG CTGCTCATAGGCACAGCTAATGGAGGCATTAAAGCTTGGAATGCTGATGCCAAGAGAGTTGTTTGTGACCTCAGTACATCCAAGGACTTCCCAAG TGTGCTTGATTTGAAGTGTAGCCCTGTAGATCCCGTGTTCGTCTCTGCAGCTGCATCAAGACG GCATGGATCAACTATATTTGACAGAACAGGATTTGCTTCCTTGACAGTATGGCATATGAAAACATGGAAGCCTCTG ACAGTCCTCCCTCTTGGCGAGGATCCACCCGCTATTACTTCACTTTGCTTCAATCACAACGGGAAGATCTTGGCAGCCTCTGCAACAGATGGAATGATTCACATGTTTG ACATGTCTGCTGGTCTACAAATCACTGGATGGCCTGCCCATGACTCCCCTGTCAGCTCAGTTCTTTTTGGGCCAGCTGAAACAAGCATCTTCAGTTTAGGCTCAGATGGAAAG ATATTTGAGTGGAGCTTGCACAATCAAGGTCAGATTATTTGGTCAAGAGATTGCAGTAG GTTTTGTAACCCTGAGAGCTTTAACAAATGCATGCATGAGGTAGCGTTGGATTCTAATGGCAAGAGACTTCTTGCTACGTCGGGTTTGGTTCGGGCTCCAATATATCAG GTGCAAGGCCATGAGACAGGGTTGCGGACGCTTCCTCATACTGCATCTATAACAAGTGTGGACTGGCACCCCACGCGGCCAATCTATGTTACTGGTTCTGAAGACCACTCTGTCCGCGTCACATCCATTCTATGA